The proteins below come from a single Cylindrospermopsis raciborskii Cr2010 genomic window:
- a CDS encoding HetP family heterocyst commitment protein, with protein sequence MNYSTSSTSNFESPITPEELNHILTAISNGRYSWACVLILRSMGYNPLHYIPQRTYSRIAKENNSVVTTAISTPQEVLETINSHS encoded by the coding sequence ATGAACTACTCCACTTCTTCCACTAGTAATTTCGAAAGTCCCATTACCCCAGAAGAACTCAATCACATACTTACTGCTATTTCTAATGGTAGATATTCTTGGGCTTGTGTCCTTATTTTAAGATCTATGGGTTATAACCCGCTTCACTATATACCTCAGCGTACCTATAGTCGAATCGCTAAAGAAAACAACTCAGTAGTCACCACAGCTATTTCCACCCCACAAGAAGTATTGGAGACCATCAATAGTCATTCTTAA